A window of Exiguobacterium sp. Helios genomic DNA:
GTCACCTGGGGAAGCAGCGACGTGACGGTCACGCTGATGCTGTTATTCGTCGGCGGACTGGACGTGACGATGCCGGGTGCCGTCCGGGAAGCAATCATCAATCAAGCGCTCGGGGCGAGTTCGGCCGGAGATGTGTTATCGATCTTTGGGATAGATTTGAATCAAGTCTTGTCCCCGCTGACATTCGACGCCACTTATGGATCGCTGTTGTTGTCGGTGTTTGGGATCGTATTTGTTTTTATTCTCTTTTTAATGATGCGGATCAAAGCAAACCGGCTCGGGTGGACAGTTCGATCCGTCAGTTTTTTGGTGACGGTCTGGATCGGTTGGTTCTTTCTTGTCCAGCGCAGTGATTCGGTTCCCTTTTTATCGTTCCAAGGCGGTGTATTGACACAAGGTTTGCTGGCACTTGGGATCGTAATCGGTTTAAGTTATCTGGCGCTCTATCCGCAAGGGTTATCGGCGGCAGCCCGGGGCAGCCTGCTCGTATTGGTATTTGCGAGTTGTCTCCAGCTGTATCTCGTCGTGACGGATGAAACCAAATACAACGGAGATTCGATGCTTCGGACGGCCTTGACGGTCGCGAGTCTCGATGCCGGAAGCGGCGGCATGTACGACTTGTTGCACGGCGGACAGATTTCCTATAAAGCGAACGTTCTCGGAGCAGACGTCGACGTACCGGTGACGATGCTAAACGGGGAGACATCGACCGGGAAATTAAATCAATCGATTGAGGATGTCCTGGCAGAAGTGGACACTGATCGGGTGACGGAACAGCTGTTGACGATTCTCGGGGGCGAACGACCTGATTTGTCGGATACCCGGTTGAATCTCGAACCGATCGATTACGGCATCGCCCGGCAGACGATTCAGGCACTCGATGCGGAATCAGCCGGATCCGTACCGGAGCCGATTGACTCGGAAAGTGCCTACTGGGTCTTGATTCTGATTCCGTTTGTTCTGTATCTGCTCGTCAGTATCCGTGCGTTCCGGACGATTCTTGATCCGATCGTCTTTGCAGTTTTAGTCGGCGTGACGAGTTTCCTTGTCGCTCAAGCGACGACGGCAAACTTTACCGTTGCTTGGCGGAATGAAGCCTTACTGCAGTTTGCGCAACAACCGGTTGGGCTGACACCGCTCTATGCAGCCGGCATGGCCTTGTTGGCGGGATTAATCGGCTTTGTCATCAAACGAAAACCAACTGTTTCATAAATAAAAAATGATCGGTTTAAGAATAGCTATGTAATGAGAAGGGCACAGTCGAAAGAATCTGTGCTCTTTTTTCGTTTCGACCTATTGATTGTTCAGAATTTTTTCTCCGACATCAAATACTCCTGATTTCAACTTCTCATGAATCAGTTGTTTTGAAATCTCAATCGGATAGTTCTCTTGTTCCTTTTCATCAATCGATAAAGTGGTTAGCAACTCAGAATGGAAATGTGCCAAGGTGGGAATGATGCCTGAAAATTGATAGTCTTTTTGAATCCGTATTAAAAACAAAGGAAGCTGTAAAACTGCTGTGGAAGAAGCGTTGCGTTTGAGCATCACATAGTCAATAGAGGTGAGTAGATCCGGAGTATATGCTTTTTGCTCGATCATCCTCATTAAAAGATTTTCCAGCGTCTCTATGTGCGCGGTCAAATCAAGGATATGTTGATCCATACGTTCGATATCCCGTTCTAATTGGGGAATGGATGGATGAAGCTGATTATTTTTCATAATGGAAATCTCCTTCGCCAAGAATCTTGATATGTCTGATATGTACTAAAGTGAGTTGCCATTTCCTAACAGAAGTATGGCGTAAGTTGTTTTATTTTTCAAATAGAGAGGTGAACTGCTGTTCACTGCAAAAAAATACGGTGATTTCTTTGAAAAGATTAAGTAGAAATGAAGTTTGTAAAGCCAGTATTTGGAATTAGTTAAGCAGGTTAAATAAGACGGATGTCCGACCTATACAAAGTCACTATAAGCTACAATGAAAGCGTGTTAAATTAGTTGAGCAGTCATTTATACTTAGGGGGAAATCAGATGAAACAAGTCACAAAAATCGTCATTGCCAGCACGTTGATCGCACCGATGCTTGCACCCGTCATTCAAGTCAAGACACTCGCCGCCGATAACAGCGTCGTCAAACTTCGTTTTTTAGAGACCACTGATTTACATACAAACTCAATGAACTACGATTACTTCAAGGATGTGCAAGATGAGACGATTGGTCTTGTCAAAGCGGCAACCGTCATTAAGCAGGAACAAAACGTCGTCGGCGAAGCCAACAGCTTCGTATTCGATAACGGGGATACGTTACAAGGGACACCGTTTGGCGATTACGTCAAAAATCAGTACGACAAAGGCAACAAAGGGAAACACCCGATGTACGAACTGATGGAATACATCGGTTATGACGCCGTGACACTCGGCAACCACGAGTTTAACTTCGGGCTCGATTTCCTGAAGTCAGCGATGAAAGCATCAAGCGGCGAAATCAAGTTCGTGAACTCGAATGTGCTCGATGCCGTTACGAAAAAACCGATCGTTTCCGAATTCAATACGGACGGGAAAGATTATCAAATCATCGAACGTCAAGTCAAAGACCAAAACGGTCAGATGAAAACGGTCAAAGTCGGTGTCTTTGGTGTCGTCACTCCACAAATCATGGCGTGGGATGCCGGAAACCTGACAGGAAAAGTGACAGCGGAAGATATCGTACCGGTCGCTAAAGCAACGGCGAAGAAACTAAAAGATGCCGGTGCAGACGTCGTCGTCGCACTCGCGCACACAGGAATCGGTGATACAGCGGATCAAAAAGACGGCGATGAAAATGTCGGGTACGCGTTGACAAAAATCGCGGACATCGATGTCTTGATGACGGGTCACCAGCACGGAAAATTCCCGGACAAGACATCGGCGTTCAATAACTTACCGAACGTCGACGCAGCAAACGGTCTCATCAACGGCAAACCGGTTGTCATGGCCAACACACAAGGGAAAAACGTCGGCGTGATTGACTTGCAATTGAAGCAGGACGGCGAGAAATGGGTCGTCGATACAGCCGGCTCAAAACTGGCAGACGTCACAAAAGACACGGCGGCTGATGCCGGTGCCGTCAAATTGATCGAAAAAGCACACGAAGGCACACTTGCCTACATCCGCCAGCAAGTCGGAACAATCAATGATGATATCCAAAGCTTCTTTGCGCTCGTTCAGGATGACGATTCCGTCCAGTTCGTCACGAACGCGCAAAAATGGTACGTCGAGAAACAACTGAAAGAAAATGCCGATCTCGCCCAATATAAAGATTTACCGCTCCTGTCTGCCGGTGCACCGTTCAAGACAGGCGGACGCAACCAAGTGAACGCGTCAGACTACACGTTGATCAAAAAAGGACCGATCGCGCTGAAAAACGTCGCTGATCTGTATGTTTATCCGAACACACTCGAAGTCGTCAAAGTGACAGGAGCTGACGTCAAAAACTGGCTCGAGATGTCAGCCGGTCAATTCAACGAAGTGACGGATGCGCAGACAGATTTGCTGAACAAAGAGTTCCGCAGCTACAACTTCGATATTCTGGACGGTTTGACGTACGATATCGACATCACGAAACCGGCGAAGTTTGATTTCAACGGGGTGGTCGTCAAAGAAGACGCAAGCCGTGTTCAAAACATCAAATACCAAGGCAAGGAAATCACGGATGATCAGGAGTTCCTCGTCGCAACGAACAACTACCGTGCCGGCAGCGCAAGCTTCCCTGGTCTCGGCGGCGGAAAGAAAATCGTCTACAAATCGGCTTACGAAACACGCAACGTCATCTCGGATTTCATCAAAGCAAAACAGCCTGTTGATTATCAAGCGGACAACAACTGGTCACTCGTCGCAAGCAAACCGATCACGGTTGATTTTGATTCAGCCGAAGCCGCAGCGGACTACACGAAACGTTACGAAGGCATCACGAACACGGGCGTCAAACGCGCCGGTGAGACCGGTACGTTCCTGAAGTTTAAACTCGACGTCCCGATGAAAGACTTTAACGTCAGCGTCAGCGCTGTGAAACCAGGAGCGAAGCTCGTCACGGGAACAGCGGTTGCTGGAGCAAAAGTTACAGTCAAACGCGGCACGACGGTCCTTGGCACGACGACAGCCGACGAAACCGGCAAGTATGCCGTGACGGTCCGTCCGGTCAAACTGCGTGACAAGTTGACGGTCGTCTCGGAGCTCGGTTTCATGAAAAAAGAAACGACGGTGACAGTCGGGACAGGTGTCGTCGCGACACCGGCCATCGATAAGAAATCAGCCGTCTACGGTTCGACGGTCTTGACAGGAAAAGCAACGGAAGGACTCGATGTCACGCTCTATAAAGGGTCGACGAAAATCGCGAAAGCGAAAACGACGGCAAGCGGCTTCAAGATTCCGGTCAAAAATGGTCTGATGACGGGCACGTACACAGTCAAGTCGACGGACATCTCAAATAAAATCACGAAAAAGGCGTTATTTACGATTAAAAATACGTATCCGGTCAAAAAATGGGCGGGTAAAAAGACCTTGACGGGCAAAGTCGAAAAACGTCAAATCGTCCGCTTATTCGAAAAAACAAGCAGCGGCTACAAATTGATTGCGCAGGACGTTGCCGACAACCACGGCAACTACGTCCTGAAGATGCGGACCGGTCTTGCGACAGGGTCATACAAGATGAACATCTATACAGCATCTGATCGTCTCGATCAATCGCGTTACTTCATCACGAAAAAATAAGGCAGGAAAACGGCTTCTCATCTGAGGAGTCGTTTTAGTTTTGCGGAAAAAACTGGCATACTAATAACGAGGGGAGCGGATAGCATGCGGCAAGTCATCGTCACACCATATCAAACATCGTGGCCGGAGGCATTTGAACAGGAAGCGGATCGATTAAGAGCCATTTTCGGAGACCGTCTGCTGGCGGTTCATCATATCGGCAGTACATCGGTCCCGGGATTATCGGCTAAACCGATTCTTGATATTCTGCCGGTCGTCGATTCACTCGACGGGATTGAAGCGTTTGACGCAGCGATGGAAAAAATCGGCTATGAAGCGAAAGGGGAGTTCGGGATGCCCGGGCGCCGCTATTACCGGAAGGGCGGAGACGCGCGGACGCATCACATTCATCTTTATGCAAGCGGCAACCCGGAAATCACCCGTCACGTCGTCTTTCGGGATTACTTGCGGGAACATCCGCACGAAGTCGAAGCTTACAGTACAATCAAAGAGCAACTGGCGAACCGGTATCCGGAAGACATCAGCGCCTACATTGCCGGAAAGGACAGCTTCGTTAAAGCGATGGAACAACGGGCACTGGCCTGGCGGTCGCATGACTGATTGGCAACAGGCACTTGACCGGCACGTTGGTGTCGGCGTCCGGACGACACGTGAGCTGATCCGGTTGATTCAGCCGGAGGATTGGGACAAACGTCCGATTTCCGGCAAACGGTCCGTCTATGAAATGGCGGTTCATCTCGCTGTGTTGCTCGAAGCCGATCTGCGGATTGCGACAGGGACGACGGCGGACGAGATGGCACAGTTCTATGCCGTTCCGGTGCGGCCGGAGCAACTTGTCGACCGGCTAGAGCAGTCGTGGCGGTATTATCAAGATCGGCTTACGGCCGATTTTTCGACGGAGACGACCTACTGGGGCGTCACCGATAATTCGACCGGTTGGCTGCTGGAAGCAGCTGTCCACTTGTATCATCAC
This region includes:
- a CDS encoding bifunctional 2',3'-cyclic-nucleotide 2'-phosphodiesterase/3'-nucleotidase, which codes for MKQVTKIVIASTLIAPMLAPVIQVKTLAADNSVVKLRFLETTDLHTNSMNYDYFKDVQDETIGLVKAATVIKQEQNVVGEANSFVFDNGDTLQGTPFGDYVKNQYDKGNKGKHPMYELMEYIGYDAVTLGNHEFNFGLDFLKSAMKASSGEIKFVNSNVLDAVTKKPIVSEFNTDGKDYQIIERQVKDQNGQMKTVKVGVFGVVTPQIMAWDAGNLTGKVTAEDIVPVAKATAKKLKDAGADVVVALAHTGIGDTADQKDGDENVGYALTKIADIDVLMTGHQHGKFPDKTSAFNNLPNVDAANGLINGKPVVMANTQGKNVGVIDLQLKQDGEKWVVDTAGSKLADVTKDTAADAGAVKLIEKAHEGTLAYIRQQVGTINDDIQSFFALVQDDDSVQFVTNAQKWYVEKQLKENADLAQYKDLPLLSAGAPFKTGGRNQVNASDYTLIKKGPIALKNVADLYVYPNTLEVVKVTGADVKNWLEMSAGQFNEVTDAQTDLLNKEFRSYNFDILDGLTYDIDITKPAKFDFNGVVVKEDASRVQNIKYQGKEITDDQEFLVATNNYRAGSASFPGLGGGKKIVYKSAYETRNVISDFIKAKQPVDYQADNNWSLVASKPITVDFDSAEAAADYTKRYEGITNTGVKRAGETGTFLKFKLDVPMKDFNVSVSAVKPGAKLVTGTAVAGAKVTVKRGTTVLGTTTADETGKYAVTVRPVKLRDKLTVVSELGFMKKETTVTVGTGVVATPAIDKKSAVYGSTVLTGKATEGLDVTLYKGSTKIAKAKTTASGFKIPVKNGLMTGTYTVKSTDISNKITKKALFTIKNTYPVKKWAGKKTLTGKVEKRQIVRLFEKTSSGYKLIAQDVADNHGNYVLKMRTGLATGSYKMNIYTASDRLDQSRYFITKK
- a CDS encoding GrpB family protein → MRQVIVTPYQTSWPEAFEQEADRLRAIFGDRLLAVHHIGSTSVPGLSAKPILDILPVVDSLDGIEAFDAAMEKIGYEAKGEFGMPGRRYYRKGGDARTHHIHLYASGNPEITRHVVFRDYLREHPHEVEAYSTIKEQLANRYPEDISAYIAGKDSFVKAMEQRALAWRSHD
- a CDS encoding DinB family protein — its product is MTDWQQALDRHVGVGVRTTRELIRLIQPEDWDKRPISGKRSVYEMAVHLAVLLEADLRIATGTTADEMAQFYAVPVRPEQLVDRLEQSWRYYQDRLTADFSTETTYWGVTDNSTGWLLEAAVHLYHHRSQLFDYLNLLGYDIKLDLFE